A genomic region of Raphanus sativus cultivar WK10039 chromosome 6, ASM80110v3, whole genome shotgun sequence contains the following coding sequences:
- the LOC130497016 gene encoding ribosomal protein S4, mitochondrial translates to ISFQENKAIIRGEEIRRSFYKEISVEKIIGKLLHQPLRMWRRSKTEWFHLLKTKRGCRLLLKSRFLQQLRSSMQEEDLERTKKFGSEKVCLGSSFAEHKRMKRNLLKSLFLSKRRKEKNLNLPTRTISPIVYNSSLSLYSNSTYCFASPHKLTMKRRIKRIELPTHYSEVNHRTPKAVVSYGPNIGHIPHDIRLKDPNLLLRSRNGRGQNI, encoded by the coding sequence ATATCTTTTCAAGAAAATAAGGCGATAATACGCGGTGAAGAAATAAGGAGATCTTTCTATAAAGAAATTTCAGTTGAAAAAATCATAGGCAAATTACTGCATCAACCGCTAAGAATGTGGAGAAGAAGCAAAACTGAATGGTTCCACCTACTCAAAACTAAGAGGGGATGCCGCCTACTACTAAAATCCCGGTTTTTGCAACAGTTGCGTTCTTCTATGCAAGAAGAAGACTTAGAAAGAACAAAGAAGTTTGGATCCGAAAAAGTATGCTTAGGAAGTTCCTTCGCTGAGCACAAGAGAATGAAGAGGAATTTGTTAAAATCCCTATTCTTATCGAAGAGAAGGAAGGAGAAAAACCTAAATCTTCCTACTCGAACAATCAGTCCTATAGTTTacaactcttctttatctttaTATAGTAATTCGACCTATTGCTTCGCATCCCCCCATAAGTTGACTATGAAGAGAAGAATCAAAAGGATCGAACTACCTACTCATTATTCGGAGGTTAATCATAGAACACCAAAAGCTGTGGTATCTTATGGACCTAACATAGGTCATATCCCTCACGACATAAGATTAAAAGATCCAAACCTTCTTCTTCGGAGCAGAAACGGACGTGGCCAAAACATATAA
- the LOC130496748 gene encoding uncharacterized protein LOC130496748 → MNLRSRGTTNLTPLVPDIRALERENTRRRREEEQQAHFNRLGFDMAHHQNQNRDGEIPLGAAQEGNGQGAANLGPRHPQRQARAIGAHDQPNIHGNRAGIRAPAVENNNFEIKSSLINMIQSNKYHGLALEDPLDHLDNFDQLCGTIKINGVSEDALKLRLFPFSLGDKAHTWEKGLSRDSIRTWDECKEAFLTKFFSNSRTAKLRNEISGFQQRNLEGFGEAWERFNSYITQCPHHGFTKESLLSTFYRGVLPSCRNRLDTASNGFFLGRTEQDAEELVENMAKSDSVYNEEYDRANRGDDQQTRKDIKSLQDKLDLVLSNQSKKEQVSFVGDPSQEVPPKVNEVDGLEGQEELCFINNNGTWYRKEPNFQYNNYPQRPYSNNQQGGYQPRNNQQGSHQPQQNPPPGFSNKGNQSTQAQGSSSQHQAQDTSVESMFKQLLEAQSRSEKQIGYELKNIHSKIDGSYNELNNKFKALENQFASMSSNSNRQQGTLPGKPEQNPKETMKAITLRSGRELPSRVLIKDNEKQGGEVVINVDDDVVIVDEKTNEEILEKIVEAKGKGKVGEEKTVVNKNEATTSSKEASFTPPPYEPKLPFPGRFKRQLLEKYKALFEKQMSEVQITMPIIDAFMLVPQYSKFLKDAVAQKKKEMEGMVVLTHECSAIIQRLTVPRKLEDPGSFTLPCAIGPLTFERCLCDLGASVSLMPLSIAKKLGFSQYKKCRISLVLADRSVKLPIGILEDLPVMIGNCEVPTDFVVLEMDEEPKDPLILGRPFLATAGAMVNVRDGKIDLHLGKGNILHFDINEAMKKPTIQSQAFYIDEMETLADELLEELAIEDSLQHALTVDRENQMVENQESNDFVRRLDSHKKFDEKVQFEELPQAASATQQEDSHQDDWSELKAPKVELKPLPHGVRYAFLGPNETYPVIVSSELTELELSELLNALKRFRKAIGYSLDDIKGISPTLCMHRIHLEDESMTSIEHQRRLNPNLKDVVKKEILKLLDAGVIYPISDSKWVSPVHVVPKKGGITVVKNEKDELIPTRTITGHRMCIDYRKLNSASRKDHFPLPFIDQMLERLANHPFYCFLDGYSGFFQIPIHPNDQEKTTFTCPYGTFAYRRMPFGLCNAPATFQRCMMSIFSDLIEDVVEVFMDDFSVYGSSFSACLSNLCRVLQRCEDTNLVLNWEKCHFMVKEGIVLGHKISEKGIEVDKAKIEVMVKLPPPKTVKDIKSFLGHAGFYRRFIRDFSMISRPMTKLLCKEASFSFDVECLEAFKKLKNELVSAPIVQPPDWNLPFEIMCDASDYAVGAVLGQKKDKKTHVIYYASRTLNDAQVKYSTTEKELLAIVFAFEKFRSYLVGSKVIVYTDHAALRHLLAKKDAKPRLLRWILLLQEFDLEIKDRPGVENGVADHLSRMRVDCGIPIDEGLPEEQIMAIRAVEAVCETGKKLEEVKATDEKGPWYADLVNYLACGKEPLGLEGYAKKKFYKDVKRYYWDEPYLYTLCKDQLYRRVVGEEEINGILTHCHGSSYGGHFATFKTVAKVLQAGFWWPHMFKDTQDFVSRCDSCQRRGNITKRNEMPQNPILEVEVFDVWGIDFMGPFPSSFGNKYILVAVDYVSKWVEAIASPTNDSRVVLKMFKSIIFPRFGVPRVVISDGGSHFINKLFESLLKKKGVKHKVATPYHPQTSGQVEISNREIKSILEKIVGTTRKDWSNKLDDALWAYRTAYKTPLGTTPFHLVYGKACHFQLSLTKEKRLFQLHELDEIRLDAFENSRIYKEKTKAFHDKMILKREFSPGDQVLLYNSRLKLFPGKLKSRWYGPFKVKEVRPYGAIVLWSNDGRDFTVNGQRVKLYMGSNTEGEGVSVPLSDPIQA, encoded by the exons atgaacttgagaagtagagggactacaaacctcactcctctagtaccagacatccgggctttggaaagagagaacacaagaagaaggagagaagaggagcaacaggctcatttcaacagattgggttttgatatggctcaccatcagaaccagaatcgagatggagagatccctttaggagctgcccaagagggaaatggtcaaggagctgccaaccttggaCCACGACATCCACAGCGCCAAGCTAGAGCAATTGGTGCCCATGATCAGCCTAACATCCATGGAAATAGGGCTGGCAttagagcaccagctgtggagaacaacaactttgagatcaagtcaagcTTGATCAACATGATCCAAAGCAACAAGTACCATGGGCTTGCTTTGGAAGATCCTCTAGATCACTTGGACAACTTTGATCAGCTGTGTGGCACCATCAAGATCAATGGTGTTTCTGAAGATGCATTGAAGCTTAGACTGTTTCCATTCTCTTTGGGAGATAAAGCTCACACATGGGAGAAGGGTCTCTCAAGAGATAGCATCCGGACATGGGATGAGTGCAAAGAAGCCTTCCTCACCAAATTCTTCTCTAACTCAAGAACTGCGAAGCTTAGGAATGAGATTTCAGGATTTCAACAGAGGAATCTTGAAGGTTTTGGTGAAGCATGGGAACGATTCAACAGCTACATTactcaatgtcctcatcatggtttcacCAAGGAAAGCTTGCTTAGTACCTTCTACAGGGgagttctcccatcttgcaGAAACAGGCTTGACACAGCTAGCAATGGTTTCTTCCTGGGCAGAACTGAGCAGGATGCAGAAgagctggtggagaacatggcaaagAGTGATTCAGTCTACAATGAGGAGTATGATAGAGCCAACAGAGGGGATGACCAGCAGACAAGGAAAGATATCAAGTctttgcaagacaagttggacttggttctttcaaaccaatccaagaaggagcaggttagctttgttggtgatcctagtcaagaggttcctcctaaggtgaatgaagttgatggtttggaagggcaagaggagttatgcttcatcaacaacaatggtacttggtacaggaaggagcccaactttcagtacaacaactacccgCAAAGACCTTATTCCAACAACCAACAAGGTGGTTACCAGCCTAGAAACAACCAGCAAGGAAGCCATCAACCTCAGCAAAACCCTCCTCCTGGTTTCTCCAACAAAGGAAACCAGTCTACTCAAGCCCAAGGAAGTTCTTCTCAACATCAGGCTCAAGACACAAGTGTGGAATCAATGTTCAAGCAACTACTTGAAGCTCAGTCAAGAAGTGAGAAGCAAATTGGTTATGAGTTGAAGAACATCCACtcaaagattgatgggagctacaatgagctcaacaacaagttcaaagctttggagaatcagtttgcctCTATGAGTTCCAACTCCAATCGCCAACAAGGAACTCTTCCCGGAAAGCCTGAGCAAAACCCAAAGGAGACAATGAAAGCAATCACTTTGAGAAGTGGTAGAGAGTTGCCTTCTAGAGTTCTCATTAAGGATAATGAGAAACAAGGTGGGGAGGTGGTCATCAATGTAGATGATGATGTGGtgattgttgatgagaagactaATGAGGAAATCTTGGAAAAGATAGTGGAAGCCAAGGGAAAAGGAAAGGTGGGAGAAGAGAAGACAGTTGTGAACAAGAATGAAGCCACTACTTCATCAAAAGAAGCTTCATTCACTCCTCCTCCCTATGAGCCAAAGCTCCCTTttcctggtagattcaagagaCAACTCTTGGAGAAGTACAAAGcgttgtttgagaagcagatgagtgaggTTCAGATTACCATGCCTATTATAGATGCCTTCATGTTGGTCCCTCAGTACAGTAAGTTCTTGAAAGATGCTGTAGcacagaagaagaaagagatggaagGAATGGTGGTGCTTACTCATGAGTGCAGTGCTATTATTCAGAGATTGACTGTCCCAAGGAAGCTAGAAGACCCGGGCAGTTTCACCTTGCCATGTGCTATTGGACCTTTGACATTTGAGAGGTGTCTATGTGATTTGGGAGCAAGTGTGAGTCTCATGCCTTTGTCTATTGCCAAGAAGCTTGGGTTTTctcagtacaagaagtgtagaaTCTCCTTGGTGCTAGCTGATAGGTCTGTGAAGCTTCCTATAGGCATCTTAGAAGATCTTCCTGTCATGATTGGAAACTGCGAAGTGCCTACTGATTTTGTGGTACTTGAGATGGATGAAGAGCCTAAGGATCCCTTGATCTTGGGAAGACCTTTCCTTGCTACTGCTGGAGCTATGGTGAATGTAAGAGATGGCAAGATAGACCTTCATCTTGGCAAAGGAAACATCCTGCACTTTGACATCAacgaagctatgaagaagcctACCATTCAAAGCCAAGCATTCTACATCGATGAGATGGAGACTCTAGCTGATGAGCTTCTTGAGGAGTTGGCAATTGAGGATTCCCTACAACATGCTCTAACTGTTGATAGGGAGAATCAGATGGTTGAGAACCAAGAGAGTAATGACTTTGTGAGGAGGCTAGATTCACACAAGAAGTTTGATGAGAAGGTGCAGTTTGAGGAGCTACCACAAGCAGCTTCAGCTACTCAACAAGAGGACAGTCACCAAGATGACTGGAGTGAGCTCAAAGCCCCTAAGGTGGAGCTTAAACCCCTTCCCCATGGTGTAAGGTACGCTTTTCTTGGCCCCAATGAAACTTACCCTGTCATTGTGAGTAGTGAACTTACTGAACTTGAGCTATCTGAACTTTTAAATGCActtaaaagatttagaaaagcAATAGGGTATTCTCTTGATGACATCAAAGGGATATCACCTACTTTGTGCATGCATAGGATACATCTTGAGGATGAATCTATGACTTCTATAGAACATCAAAGAAGGTTGAATCCCAACttgaaagatgttgtaaagaaagagattcttaaactcttagatgctGGTGTGATCTACCCTATCTCAGATAGTAAGTGGGTatctcctgtgcatgtagtCCCAAAGAAAGGTGGTATCACTGTGGTCAAGAATGAGAAGGATGAATTGATACCAACTAGGACCATAACAGGTCATAGGATGTGTATTGATTACCGAAAGCTTAATTCAGCCTCTAGAAAAgatcattttccattgccattcattgatcaaatgcttgagaggcTTGCAAATCATCCTTTTTATTGCTTTCTTGACGGGTATTCAGGGTTCTTCCAAATACCCATACATCccaatgatcaagagaagacaACATTTACTTGTCCTTATGGTACCTTTGCATATCGAAGGATGCCATTTGGGCTATGTAATGCTCCAGCTACCTTCCAAAGGTGCATGATGTCTATCTTCTCTGATCTTATTGAGGATGTTGTGGAGGTGTTTATGGATGACTTCTCTGTCTACGGATCTTCGTTCTCTGCTTGTTTGTCCAATTTGTGCAGGGTCttacagagatgtgaagacaccaaccttgtgctgaactgggagaagtgCCACTTCATGGTTAAGGAAGGGATTGTGCTTGGGCACAAGATttcagagaaaggcattgaggtggacaaagCCAAGATTGAAGTGATGGTTAAGCTGCCTCCACCAAAGACAGTAAAAGACATTAAAAGCTTTCTTGGTCATGCGGGGTTCTACAGAAGATTCATCAGAGACTTTTCAATGATCTCTAGACCAATGACCAAGCTGCTGTGCAAAGAAGCTTCCTTTAGCTTTGATGTAGAGTGTCTTGAAGCCTTTAAGAAGCTGAAGAATGAGCTTGTTAGTGCACCTATTGTCCAGCCACCAGATTGGAatctcccttttgagatcatgtgtGATGCTAGTGACTATGCTGTTGGAGCAGTTTTGGGGCAGAAGAAAGACAAGAAGACAcatgtgatctactatgctAGTAGAACCCTTAATGATGCCCAAGTGAAGTACTCTACAACAGAGAAGGAGCTGTTAGCCATCGTCTTTGCCTTTGAGAAGTTCAGGAGCTACCTTGTGGGGTCAAAGGTGATTGTCTACACTGATCATGCAGCATTGAGACACCTTTTGGCAAAGAAAGATGCCAAGCCAAGACTTTTAAGATGGATTTTGCTGTTGCAAGAGTTTGATCTTGAGATTAAGGATAGACCGGGGGTTGAGAATGGTGTAGCAGATCACTTGTCTAGGATGCGAGTGGATTGTGGTATCCCCATTGATGAAGGACTTCCAGAGGAGCAGATCATGGCCATTAGAGCAGTTGAGGCAGTTTGTGAAACCGGGAAAAAGCTTGAAGAAGTTAAGGCAACTGATGAGAAAGGTCCTTGGTATGCAGATTTGGTGAACTACTTAGCTTGTGGGAAGGAGCCATTGGGACTTGAAGGAtatgccaagaagaagttctACAAGGATGTGAAGAGATACTATTGGGATGAACCTTACCTCTACACACTTTGCAAGGATCAACTCTATAGAAGAGTAGTAGGTGAAGAAGAAATCAATGGGATCCTCACACACTGTCATGGATCATCATATGGAGGTCACTTTGCTACATTCAAAACTGTTGCTAAGGTTCTACAAGCTGGATTTTGGTGGCCACACATGTTCAAAGACACACAAGATTTTGTCTCAAGGTGTGATTCTTGCCAAAGAAGAGGGAACATCACCAAAAGGAATGAAATGCCTCAAAATCCAATACTTGAGGTGGAGGTGTTTGATGTATGGGGAATAGACTTTATGGGACCTTTTCCATCATCCTTTGGCAACAAGTACATCTTGGTGGCTGTTGATTATGTTTCCAAATGGGTTGAAGCAATTGCAAGCCCCACAAATGACTCTAGGGTGGTTCTCAAGATGTTTAAAAGCATtatcttcccaagatttggagtcCCTAGAGTGGTCATAAGTGATGGAGGTTCACATTTCATCAACAAGTTGTTTGAAAGCCTCCTCAAGAAGAAGGGCGTGAAGCATAAGGTGGCTACACCTTACCATCCTCAGACTAGTGGGCAAGTGGAAATTTCCAACAGGGAAATTAAGTCTATCCTAGAGAAGATTGTGGGAACTACAAGGAAAGATTGGTCTAACAAgcttgatgatgcactttgggctTATAGGACAGCTTACAAGACTCCTTTGGGCACTACACCATTCCACCTTGTGTATGGAAAAGCTTGCCATTTCCAGTTGAGCTTGA CTAAGGAGAAGAGACTCTTTCAACTCCATGAACTTGATGAGATTAGACTTGATGCTTTTGAGAACTCAAGGATCTACAAGGAGAAGACTAAAGCTTTCCATGACAAGATGATCTTGAAGAGAGAGTTCAGCCCTGGAGATCAAGTGTTGCTTTACAACTCAAGGTTGAAGCTGTTCCCCGGGAAGCTTAAGTCTAGATGGTATGGCCCTTTCAAGGTTAAAGAAGTGAGGCCATATGGGGCAATTGTGTTGTGGAGCAATGATGGAAGAGACTTCACAGTCAATGGACAGAGAGTTAAGCTCTACATGGGAAGCAACACAGAAGGAGAAGGAGTTTCGGTTCCACTCTCCGATCCTATCCAAGCCTAG
- the LOC108809493 gene encoding uncharacterized protein LOC108809493: MNQAPENEVCSICHGNFSAPCQANCSHWFCGNCIMLVWRHGSTLRPCKCPLCRRPITLLVPSEDTSRVRDDPTDLEVLRDVQTYNRVFGGQSTGLFQRVQDLPFLLRRLLREIMDPQRTLPFVIKARVYISLILSVIYIISPIDMIPEAFFGIIGLLDDVIIALIFLLHVAALYRSVLYSRHGGSAS, encoded by the exons atgaatcaGGCTCCGGAGAACGAGGTCTGTTCGATATGCCATGGAAATTTCAGTGCTCCTTGCCAAGCCAATTGCTCCCACTGGTTCTGCG GAAATTGCATTATGCTTGTGTGGAGACATGGTTCTACATTACGCCCATGCAAATGTCCCTTGTGCCGTCGTCCTATTACTTTGCTCGTTCCTTCTGAGGATACATCGAGAGTGAGAGATGACCCTACAGATTTAGAGGTTCTTCGCGATGTTCAAACTTACAACCGAGTCTTTGGTGGACAGTCAACTGGTTTGTTTCAG AGGGTTCAAGACCTTCCCTTCTTACTCCGAAGGCTATTAAGAGAAATTATGGATCCACAAAGAACGCTTCCATTCGTTATCAAAGCTCGTGTTTACATTTCG TTGATACTCAGTGTGATTTACATAATCAGCCCAATAGATATGATTCCGGAAG CATTCTTTGGGATTATTGGTTTGCTGGATGATGTAATCATAGCCCTGATTTTTCTTCTCCATGTTGCTGCTCTCTACCGATCCGTTCTCTATTCCCGTCATGGTGGTTCTGCTTCCTGA